From one Thermatribacter velox genomic stretch:
- a CDS encoding ROK family protein: MARRCALGIDIGGTKLRLGLVTENLEILKCSISEEHRNFTPEQLVDFIALNVSKLLENCGNIFIVGAGVGYPGPVDFKKGSTFSYTNLRNSAWEKTPLKEFLEKKLKMPVLLDNDANLVGLAEMRIGAGKNFTNAVYLTISTGTGGAIFIDRKLYRGSLGSAGEFGHMVVDINGFSCKCGNTGCLMSLLSGLGLEEFINREPLCKNLFLSDRTHEDCVRKLFDLLSDQHPKLLKAIEPLIQYLSVAFLNIIQILNPEVIIVGGSLGKRLVNLFSHEIRTYLSEHLPKEVIENTYIKEAELGEYGGVIGGAIMVFES, translated from the coding sequence TTGGCTCGACGCTGTGCACTGGGTATTGATATAGGCGGAACCAAACTCCGCCTGGGCCTGGTTACAGAAAATCTGGAAATACTAAAATGTTCTATTAGCGAGGAACACAGAAATTTTACCCCTGAGCAACTGGTCGATTTTATAGCCTTGAACGTAAGTAAATTATTGGAAAACTGCGGTAATATATTTATTGTGGGAGCTGGTGTGGGGTATCCCGGTCCAGTTGATTTCAAAAAGGGTTCTACATTTTCATATACCAATCTCCGTAACTCAGCCTGGGAAAAAACTCCTCTTAAAGAGTTTTTAGAGAAAAAACTTAAGATGCCAGTTTTGCTGGACAACGACGCCAACCTGGTAGGACTTGCTGAAATGCGCATCGGTGCAGGTAAAAACTTTACAAATGCAGTGTATCTCACCATCAGTACTGGTACAGGAGGGGCAATATTTATTGATCGAAAACTCTACAGGGGCTCCTTGGGAAGTGCTGGAGAATTCGGACACATGGTCGTTGATATAAATGGCTTCAGCTGCAAGTGCGGTAACACTGGTTGCTTGATGTCTTTGCTCTCGGGCCTTGGTCTCGAAGAATTTATAAATCGAGAACCCTTGTGCAAAAATCTTTTTTTATCTGATAGAACCCACGAGGATTGTGTAAGAAAACTGTTTGACCTCTTATCTGACCAACATCCCAAATTGCTGAAAGCGATTGAACCACTCATTCAATATCTATCTGTAGCCTTTCTTAACATAATTCAGATACTTAATCCAGAGGTTATCATAGTTGGCGGAAGCCTTGGAAAAAGGTTGGTCAATCTTTTTTCGCATGAGATAAGAACCTATCTCTCAGAGCACTTGCCAAAGGAGGTGATAGAAAACACGTATATTAAAGAAGCAGAACTTGGTGAATACGGTGGTGTAATAGGCGGTGCCATAATGGTTTTTGAATCATAA